The region ATCACTCATTTTTTTAGAATTTTGAATCAAGATGACAAGAATGACAAATTTTATTCCCAAATCATATCTACAAcaaataaatattaatttaatttcATATAATTGATCCTTGAATATTTCGCTTATATCTAATCCCATTCTCATATCTATCAAATTATTCCTTGATATGTGTCATCCACCGGTTCATTAAAGGACATGTCAAATACAATTAATACAGAAGTAAGGACTAATTTGAGGTTGCTAATTAGTGGAGGATTAATGCAATGACATTAACGTCTTTGGAGGATTAACTCAAAATCCGAAAATATTGTTGATTCACTAGACTAGTACTAGTATATGTTTGGTAATGAATCTGAAATCTCCAAACTCATTATCACATCTCAATACAATTAAATATGTGAAAATGGTGAAAACACAATTTGTAGtttcataaaataaaatatgtaTGTTCCAATCTTCCAAACGCTTAATTACTTGTAGTATTTTTCAACATTCTCTTTCTAGAGGCCATAAACTAGCTTTTTACATCAAGAGATCAACGACATTTTTACACACTTTAGAGTCCCTTTCATTCAATGAAGGGGAGAGaatggatatatatatatatatatttggttCAGAAAAGAAATAGGGAAGGGGAGAgaaattttaataaaaaatatgtGGGAAAGAGTTTTAAAACTACTTTATATTTTTATCTTTACAATATTATAACACTCTTACtaactaaaataaaaataaaataatattattaaaaaaaattattaattcataaacaaaataaataatcaaatataaaatatttaatattttaaatactctaaaatatattaaaatattgATAAATATCATAGAATCATTATAGGATCAATATTCAAATAAATAATTTTATCATCTTGATGATCCATCTAATCATATAAACGTTGAAATTAcattataaataatatataattcatATACTACGATTATATATCGATATGTAATAATAcaacacaataatttataaaaaaattaaattattacaaataaaataataaataaaaatgaataaaataaaacacataaaaaaataaaaattttaaaataataataataataataatgcagttgttattaaaaaaatatgaagAAATTATAATAAGGTGGTAAATTAACTTATAATATTTAATAAGGATAAATTAGGATTATAATTAAAAATGAGGATAATTATATCACTATAACAAAAAAATAGATTTTATTATAACTTGTCTCTCTCCTCTCCTCACCAAAAACCCTCAATTATGAGGAAGAGAAAACTACTCCTGTAGAGATTCAGATTACCTCCCCTCCCCTCATATAAAATTGATCCAAACATACTTAATTTAAAATATTCTCTTCAATCAAACGAACTTTAATATTATTTTAGATCGGGATGTTTTCactttaaaaaaatatttttttaatatttttaaaattatttttataaaaatatttgtttttaaaatattaaaagttttttaaatttatttttataactAAGATACTAATTTTAACATTTTGTAAGATAAATATGCATTATTGAAGATAAAAACATAGTTGAAGTTACAATTTTATTTAAAAAGTATATTTTAAAAATGAAAAGTTATTTGAAATagttttaattttaaataatttttttaaaattttaatatttaaataaatttatagtaaaataattaaatgattaaaataacattttaaaaTTAACTATTTaagttaattttttttatttaaaaaaattattttaaaaaaattataaattgtttttaaacaaaaatatattagattataaaaatcattaaaaaaaaaCTGAAACAAACTTAGTCCAAATTATCAAATTTTCAAGTATAATACTTTCCTATTAATTTGTGTATACATTTTggattttaattgaatttttGTGAGTTTATTAAAGTAATTGTTGAATTTAATCTTATCTTTACTCAATATCTGAAGCATTGCTCATAGCAACATATTTGTAATGGAAAAATAAAATCAATTCCTAATTTCTGTAATAGCTTAAGCTTATAAATAAGGAGATTACAGCAACTGAAATTTCACCTTAGTTTTTACCTATTTTTAATGTATTATGTAAAATTAAGTCTTAGATCGATTCAATAATTACATATTTATCACTACAAATATTGAAGTTAATTTTTTTCATATTAATTTAGTATTTTGTTCTATTTTTTCCCTCTAAATTCTATCTTGCAAATTCAATTATAATTGTTGGTTAATATTTGAAATCCGTCATTGAAGTAATCTTTGATGATTCAGTTTAGAATGAAATTATTTGATTTGAAACAGCTATACAAGAATCATAATCAATATTTGAATTTGAATGAAAGAAAGATAACCATATTTCATTCTTATTCAATTTTGAAGAAAAGACACGTGTAGTGTTGTCTTGAATCGCAGACATGTTGAGTGCAACATGTCAGTGCCTAGGAGAAGAGTTGTTGATGACGATTATTTTGATTTAGTATATATAGGTGTCTTAGTGTTAGGATTAAGTGTGTTCAAATTGTTGTACAATCAATCATATTTACTCAAAATATCCAGCGTGTTGAGAAACGAGTACAATTGAGAATGTACGTTTGATAACACCACTATCTTTATATCAATCAAAGTTTATTTATACTTTTTGTCCAGAGATTATCCTTTATTACAATCATTTATCAAACATTGTTTTACACTTTCCTTACATTTTTGCAATTTATCCTTTTGAAAACGCTTTAAGCAAACATTCCTTATTCAAGAATATTGTCAAAGTGTTCATCTTCGTTTATATACGAATTTTAAAATAATAGCACATGACCTATGATCAATCTGGTCGATCTTGTGAGTAACCAAAGTGTCCTTAATTTGGAAAATCAGCGGTTGTTTAtcaattttcacggtaaacaaatTATCACACCCAGTGGGACCGTGCTAGTATTCTAAAAACAACATTTTCTTTGAAAATCTTTATTCGTTCTTCATTTTTCCAGTATCTCTTTGTATAACTTTGTTGCATGTTATTGAGAAGTGGTAAAGTAGCCGCAACTAACGAAGATAGACCAAGGAGAAGGTACACAAGGAGATTGGTGAATCCACCAAATAATAAGAATCCTACAGATAATAATGGAGAACCACCCCCTACATATGCACCAGGGGGAAGTACGGTCGCAGTGTTTGGTGCAAAACTGGTACCATCCACGGCGAATTCGACGCCTGTGCAGTCGAGGGCCCATAGTGGGTTTGTTCTGTCTTATGTGGGGCCATAAGGCCCACCAATAAATCCTTTAGGAACACAGGGTCCCCCCCCCCCTCCAAAGGAAAATCAATTTTTTAGACCTTATGTGAGTGGTTTTTCGATGCCAGTAAATGGTCGCGAACAACCATTTGGCATGCCAACTGCGATGATGGCGAATTTACATAATTTGACATCAACATATGCAGACCCACTGGTTAATGCATCTTCGCCATTACAGGGATCTGGGTCTGGTGTAAACAATTTGGGTCGAAACTAACCTTTAGGAATTTTCATACCCAGATGTTCAATATGACCAATAACTCTGCAGCGGTGTTGAGGCAGCAAATGGACGAAAGTAACCATGTAATGGTCCAGATGCTGGCCCAAATAATGGACACAATATTCAACCCATTGATCCAAGATACTACCCATTCGAACCAACAAATGATAGTAGAAATGACGTGCATTGCAGATTTCTTTGGTGTCCCACAACCTCTTCAACCCCCTCAAAGGGAATGGATAAGAGAAAACCAAGGATTGGCCATCGTGGACGACTTTACCATTAACCAAGTCCCACGAAATGCACCACAAGCAAACGTGGTAAATCAGGGGACAGAAGTGGAACCACCCAAGGTCAAAGCCCCTAGGGCTGAACAACAAATCCCAAGGGAAATGGAACCAAGGGTAGTAATGGTAAATAGGCACCAAAATGCTGATGAATTCGTACAGCAAATTCAACGTAATGATATGGCAGTAGATAATAATCTGGTAGCCATGGTCGAAAGAATCATGGCGCGAAATGGGGTAGATGTTGGCCTCCACAGGCCAAATTATACGTCACCTTTATCTGAGTACGTTCTGCAGTCAGAATTACCCGCTAGGTGGAAAGTCCCTAAATTCACCAAATTCTCTAAGGATACTAGTGAGTTAACTGTAGAACACGTGGCCAGATACCTCATAGAGGCAGAGGAAATTGCAAATAATGAGAATCTTAGGATAAAATATTTCCCAAGTTCCCTTACGAAGAATGCCTTTACATGGTTCACCACATTACCAGCGAATACCATTGATACTTGGACTCGTTTGGAAAGACTGTTCCATGAGCAATTCTATATGGGACAGTCGAAGATAATTTTGAAAGAATTGGCCAATATCAAACGAAATTTTATTGAGTTAATAGATGATTACCTGAAAAGGTTTCGTCTGCTTAAGGCAAGATGCTTTACACAAGTACCTGAgcatgagttggtcgaaatggccgctggTGGCCTTGACTATTCTATTAGGAAAAAATTGGATACCTAATACCTGAGAGATATGGTCTAATTGGTTGATAGAGTTCGACAGGTGGAACGTTTGAAGGCTGATAAAGCCAGAGCAAACAAAAACAATAGGAAAGATAGAATAGCATATGTCGAACTAGGTAACGACGAACCTGAAACGTATGGTGAACAGGTAGATTTCGATGAAGGTGAGGTCGACCTTGCTGAACTAAAGTAAGGACCACCTTATTCCTGTAAAGTCTTAACCCCTTCAAATGGGAAGAATCCAGTCGTACCAGATAAGAATGATGGGTTCCCTAAGAAAACTTATACCTTCGACGTCACtaaatgtgacgaaatcttcaACTTACTTATCAAAGATGGCCAGATGATATTGCCTCCTGGCGCTAAAATTCCCCTTTAGAATAAAGGAAAAAGAGGGGGGTTTGTAATTATCATAATTTTCTGGGTCATAAAACCTCACAATGTTTTATTTTTAGGGATCTTGTGCAAAGTGCTATTAGGGACGAAAGGCTCAAGTTTGGGGATAAATCAAAGGCTCTAATGAGGATTGATGTTGACCCTCTTCAGACCGCTGATGGTCATTACACTGAATCGTCCATGGTTAACATGGTGGGAGTATCTGAATATTCTGGAGAGAAGGCTGACATGGTCAATGTTGCTGATGACTTCAAACAGGAAACTACTAAAGGGGTCACTAAGGATCCCCATCAAATGTTCCCAACATAAACCGCTGAGGGTTTAGACAGAGAGGTCACTAAGGATCTCAATAAGAAAACTATTGTCAGTTTCACAACAAATGAAACCACTGAAGGTTTCATACACATAAACATGATTGAGGCCACTGAGGGCCTTAGAGTTAAATTGTAGGAGTTGGACATTATTGAGGATGTCAACATGGGAGTTAACATGGTCGAATTGACCCAGAAGACCTCTAAAATTGAGGTAGATGAAGAAAGCCTCCGACAAGAAGAGTGCAACAAAACTACATACCCCAAACAGGAGGAAGGCCTGGTCGAATTCCTCCATAGGTTCCAGAGAAAAAGGTCGGAAGTGATGTTGTGCCCAAGGTGCAGTTTGGTATTTGACAGGGAACCTGCAGAGAACCTTGAGGGGGTTCGACTGGCCAAGAAGGGGAGAAATTGGAGGGACCCTAAAAATAGCCAAGTTCCGACGGCAGATGGGATCCCAGAAGGGGAAACCAAAAGGGCCTACCTTTTCAGGAGAACAGGCCTTCAACCTATAGGCCTACTACTAAAGCCCCTAAGGGTACTTGGACGAAACCAGTCGGAGGGAGAGGACAAGGCCATAAAAAATGGCAAACTTTTGATGTCTAAAGAGGATTCTCAATGGCCTATCGAAAGGAGTTTTAGGTGTCAAAACAAGTGGCATATCATTACGAAAATTACAAAGGAAAGAACCCAGTGTCCCGATCCTAGTGGAGAAGGCAACAACGACAAAGGAAATCCGAAAGAGAGGTTGTAGAATAGGCGAAGCCTGAATCCAGTAGCAACATGCTACTGAAGTAGGAAACGAAAGAGGAAAGAAAGTCGGTCGAAAGGAAGTTGTTTTCTCCTCAAGAGAAGGTGCATGCGGTAAAGTCTCATAATGACGAAGATATGGTGATAGACGACTTTGATTCTGATTCAGACGTTTCTCTAGATATTACGTGCAATATGGTATCCGTGCTTTCTAGAGAATAGGACCAAGTCATGGAGGTGGAGGAGCCAGAAGATATGGATAAAATGGAGATGGCGAGACACAATCCTGTGTGTTATTACATCATGAACAATGGTTGTGTGGAGGAGAAAAACGCTTTCTTCGAAAGGCCAGATAAGTCGATGAAAAGCCATCTGAAACCTCTGTTTATCAGAAGTAAAGTAGGAAATGTGGGGGGTAAATAAGATCCTTGTTAATGGTGTAGTGGCAGTGAACTTGATTTCGCATTACATGCTAAAAAGGTCTGGTAAGGATGACACTGACATAAGGCCCCGCAACATGGTTCTCTCGAACTATGAAGGGAAAGTCGGAACCACAATGGGGGTGATACAAGTTTACCTCACTGTCGACACAATAACAAGGCCGACAATGTTCATGGTGATAACATCAAAAGCCAATTACAATCTGTTGCTAGGTAGGGAATGGATTCATGGCATAGGTGCAATCCCTTCTTTGATGCACCAGAGGATCACCATTTGGAGAAGCGGTGGGATCATGGAAAACATAGAAGCGGATCAAAGCTATTTCATGGCCGAAGTTAATCATGTAGACAGAAGCAACTTCGATAAGAACCTGACCCACATAGCGCCTTGCAATCCAGCAGGGTTCGACCTTTCACCTGCGGACAATGCATTTTTCTCCTTCTATTTGCACCCAACCTATGGGTCTTAATGGGATAGATAAGTGGTAGGCAAAAAGGACTTCGGCTATGAAGGTACCGAAGGTATCCAACCCACAGGTTAGGGAAGTGGATTCGGTGATGATGTCTGATCTGAAGAATTATGAAAGATTTTGGATTATGTAGCCGAAAATAAATTGAAAGCGGCCTTAGAGGTTGAAGTTAAGTACATGGTTGTCGAAGACAAAAAGATAGAAATGCACTTGGATGGACCTGGTAAGGACTTCGATCTAGAACCACCTGATAAGGTTCCAGACGAAGTGCATGGCCAGAGGCTCAATGCCATCTATGATGACGAGCCTATGGGTTTCAAAAAGGACCCGCTTGTGAGTAACACGAAGATGCTAGCACAAGATCCCTTAGAAGAAATTGACTTAGGGACATGGGGAATCAAAAGGACAACATACGTAAGTTCCAACCTCAGCCCAAAACTCAAGGTCAAAGTGATCCAGTTACTGAACGAGTACAAAGACTACTTCGCATGGGATTACGATGAAATTCCTGGTTTGAGTAGAGATCTGGTCGAACTGAAGTTGCCAATAAAGCCTGGGAAGAAGCCAATCAAGCAGACCCCAAGGTATTTTGCACCTGAAGTTTTGTCGAAGATTAAAGAGAAGGTCGAAAGGCTTCTCAGATGCAATTTCATCCGCACcaccaggtatgtcgaatggattgctAATATTGTACTGGTCATTAAAAAGAACGGTACTCTGAGGGTTTACATTGACTTTAGGGATTTGAATGTTGCAACCCCAAAGGATGAGTATCCAATGCCTGTGACAGAAATGCTAGTAGATTTTTCCGTAGGACACGAGTATCTTAGTATGCTCGACATATGTTCTGGATATAACCAGATCTTCATTGCTAACGAAGATGTGCCAAAAACGGAATTTTGATATCCCAGAGAGTTAGGCACCTACGGATGGGTAGTGATGCCTTTTGGCCTAAAAAACGTTGGGGTAACTTATCAACGGTCAATGAATTCCATTTTTTAGTAAATTTCTCCTTCATAGTAACTGCTGCTTCGtggatggttcgactaagatcataTGGTCTATAGGTTGTTTCAAAGTACTTTTGGAATGCTTGGATTTCTTTGATGTGAGTCGAAATACCTTTTTGAACCTTATCCTGCACAAAAGTAAAAGCTTTGGTGAGATGATGATGAAATGCAGgaacattaaaaaaaattgtttcatAGGAATCACGCCACCAAAGGTCGAATTCATGAGTGCAGAGAAAGTAAGGTTTTAAGGCGACTGGACTAAGTTTCGTTTGGCCATCATATCTAGCTATTTTCCTACTGCTGGTAGACTCAGTATGGATTGCATTATAAATAAGGAGAGAATTCTTTCTTGCATAAAGGGGTTTTAGAAAGATCTGAATGATGCCAAATTATCGTGCAACAAGATTTGGTTGATATGCTATAAGGGTAACCTGGCTTTTCGATGATTGAGCCTCAAGGAGAATACCCTGGGAGTGAGAAGTGCTTCCCAAATAGCGATCGACTCAGCTTCTTTATCTTTCGACGGAGAGGGAAATTTCCTCATAAACCATTCCGGACCATATGTTCTTGAGGGAAAATGGGCCATGACTGGAGTAAAATTGTAGCGTCTAGCAAACATCATCACGTAATTGGTGAAGCTTTGTTGAAGGTTTCGAACTTCATCACTTGGAGTTAATATTGCTAAGCGCATTCTTTCAACTCTCCTACTCTCACTACTGCAACATCCGCGTCGATGTGGTTGTGAGTTGGAAAACATGCTTCAAAACTAGCATGCAACAATAACTATAGTAGCTAGAAGGGGCCAGAGAGTAGTAAGTTTCCTTTTGTTTGAATGTTTTTAAGGGAAGTTACTCCTTCACCCAAAGATTCATAGAGACTGGCTAAGATCATTTCGCTGAGGTATACGTTGCGTCCAACATGAAGTTGGTTTGCCAATGTGAGGAATTTCTTGGCTACTTGGAGAGACTTCGAACAAAAAACAAAGCAAGACAGCCACAAAGCAAGACAAGCAATATGCTCTGTGTCAGAGACTTCATCGACATCTTTATCATGGTAATAAGAAATGTATGTGGTGAAGGCGGCCCTAGAAGTGTCGAAGCCAATAGTGTTTTTGGATAGGAAATCTGGATCATAGGTTTCACCAGTAGGCTTAAGCCCTGTGATGGCAGCTATGTCGAAGAGTGTAGGCGTCATCATTCCACAGGGGAGGTAAAAAGTGTAGTGGGTACTATCCCAAAAGTATAAAGAAGAAACTAGCATGGTATCACAATAACCAGATCCTACTTTTGACAATTGTATTAAGTTGAAAATACCCATTTCTTTCCAGACTTGGGATTTCTTTTTCTCTATTTTTTCCATCCAACCTAAATAATCAGAAGGGTCTTGAAATAAAGGACAGGATCGAAAGACCCTGAAACCACTGTTCATATATATTAAGTCAATGGGTTCATCGGTCAAAAGGTTACCCTGATTATCTGGGTTAGGGTTTTCCTTAGTATGGGTTTCCTCGCTGACCTTAGGTTTTTTGACGCAAGCTATGGGTTTATACCTATGGTAAGTTGGGAAAAATTCTTTGAGCCTATCAGGATCAACATTTGGATTGGATAAGGGTCCTAGCATTGCATGAGGTTTTCCAGAAATAGAAATAGGAATTAATACTTGTGATTGAAAAATCCTCCTCCATTCTTCACTAAAAGGTTCTGGAACATATTGTTGGTTACCCACGGTATTTAGGCCCAAAATCCTGTCTGCAAGAGGAAGACCCTGAGATTTTCTAGAATCTTTGGTGTTTTTGTTGAATTCCTTAGTGGTTTTTGTAGATGATGTCATTGCTGAAATGAGGAAATGAAATGTTTTTTTGGGGGGGGTTGAGGAAGATGAAGAGTAGAAGAAATAGTTGTTTGAGAAAGGTCAGAATATGAAAAGTTGGAAAAAAATGTTAAGTGTGTGTATTTATAAACTACGGAAGTGGAAGCGGTTTTGGTTAAGCATTAGTGGGAAAAAAGAAAGTAGGGCACGTGTCAGTAGAAATGACCATGATAATCGGTAGCAGATAAAGGCTAAACACGATTTCCTAGGGGCTAGGAAACGTGATGATTACCTAAATATCCTCATGTGGGTTTTGAGGGGACGTTTTTCTAAAGTTGTCATCATGACTGTGACATCATAGCAGATGAATAGTTTTGTGATGTTGAATTAGATTGTCAAAACAAAAAAATACCTTTTTTCTTTGGTATGTCAAAAAAGGCATTTTTTGTGGGGCAATTTATTAGGTGGGAATTTCGACATCAGGGTGAAGATGATAAAATAAGAAGAGAGAATGCTTTTTGAAGATATCTATGATTTCGACATAAAGCAAATATGGTGTGAGGAAGTGTAGAAGTTTGCCTTCTATAAGGGAGGATTGATGTGAGACTTAGGAATATTCCCAAGTTCAGAATGTTACTTCGACAAAAGATGTTTGTTCGACATATATTTGAATTTGAATGAAAGAAGGATAACCTTATTTCATTCTTATCCAATTTTGAAGAAAAGACGCGTGGAGTGTTGTCTTGAATCGCATACATGTCGAGTGTAACGTGTCAGTGCCTAGGAGAAGAGTCGTTGATGACGATTATTTTGATTTAGTATATATAGGTGTCTTAGTGTTAAGATTAAATGTGTTCAAATTGCTGTATAATCAATCATATTTACTCAAAGTATCCAGCGTATTGAGAAACGAGTACAATTGAGAATGTACGTTTGATAACACCACTATCTTTATATCAACCAAAGTTTATTTATACTTTTTGTCCCGAGATTATCCTTTATTACAAGTCATTTATCAAGCATTGTTTTACACTTTCCTTACATTTCTGCAATTTATCCTTTTGAAAACGCTTTAAGCAAACATTCCTTATTCAAGAGTACTGTCGAAGTGTTCATCTTCTTTTATATACAAATTTTAAAGTAGTAACATATGTCCTAGAATCAATCTGGTCGATCATGTGAGTAACCAAAGTGCCCTTAATTTGGAAAAAAAGTGGTTGTTTAtcaattttcacggtaaacagTCACTCACATTGCTAACAATATAGTATTCCACGAACGCACTAAACAAGTTGAAATGGACTGTCATATTGTCTGTGACAAAGTGCAACAACATATCATCCACTTAATGCTGATTTCGTCTGCTCAGGAAGTTTCCGACATCTTCACAACCCGTTACACCATGGCATGTTTAGTTCTCTTGTTTCCAAACTTGGAATGACAAACCTGCATTCCGGTTTTGGTGGATTAATcacatttatttttcttttgGTTTTCTATCCCTTTTTTCTTCTTCTGTTTTTCTCTTAGTGTTTTGTTTCTTATTCTTTGTATTTAATGCTTTTGTTATATCTCTCAATGTGTGATCCATTTTTCTGATTAATGAAATTAATTTTTAAAGTATTTCAATTTTCAATATTTCATTTTTCTTGAGTCTCTCTCTCATGTTATGTTTCCAACTTTATTTCTAAACAAAAATTGAATTACTTTGAAAGCTCCAGATGTAAGTCATCACAATAACTAGTATTTTGTAGATCCTGCAAAGTATTTCAATAGTAATAATTGTGAAATCAACTTATAGTGTCATATTAACCACAACAGAACACCTTGAAATGTTCCATAGAAATTCTCTCATGCTCGGCATGAACCCATACATTGCAACCATTGCAACAAACCTGATTCAAAGATTTCCGAAAAGATATCAAAAATTTGAATTTCTTTTACCGAAAgtatatttaaataattattggaaaataaaAATTGAAGATAAAACGATCGCATCCAATTTTCACCATCATAATGGTTCCTAATTCATTTTGTAAATGATAAAAACATAACTAAAAAATATGATTAAGAATAGAAGATAATTCAAGTCAATATAATAAGTTGTAGTTTTATCGACAGGTTGCACTTCTTTGTAAAATGTCAAACAAAAGCAAAGTGCAACACTAATAATATAATCGATTTACATATGAAGTATTTTTGATTAAAATTGAAAGAGTAGCAAAGCACAACTGATTGCACTAATATTGTTAACTGTTACACCTAGGAGTTTTAATTTTATTGTTATTTAATTATACATCATCTCTTATATTGTTGTATCTTGATAAAATAATTCTCTCCGATTTCAGAATTAGCTTAAACAAATTCCATATTATTTTATATAATACAATCAATTTTAAAAGGACCAACAATATCAAGTCAAATATTCCAAAAACAAAAGACTAAATATAACATAGAACTTCAAAATTTCATTTGTATATTAGAATAGCAACTTGGCTTGTTTGATATGCAATTCAAGGTCTCGTATTACATAAAAATAAATATGatataaatatattaataaaaacATTATAGAAAAAAATGTAGGTTGAATCTTAACTTCAACAATCTTTGACTAAACTAACTTAACCTTTCAACTAAAATTTGGTTTATCGGACTCATACCCCAAAGAAATTAGAGGTTAAGACCAAAAACAGGAAAATATAGATTAAATTCTAACAatattaacaaaaaaaaaaaaacagaaagtgaaacacataaaaaaaaacaagacTTATTGAAAAATTCCAAAAGGTTAAATTCTAGAATTAATTGTGCATAAGGTGTATAGAAAAAAAAAGACAATTGCATAATTATCTACTTAGACACCAGAATTTCCCAACAAATTAACTATGTTTCCACTAAACTAGAGAACATTCCTAAGCTTGTTGGTCTGACCTCTCTCTATCAAATCGAAAGTTCATAACCACTAGTACAACAAGACTTGTTCCTCTATTCTTCGATCAATTTTGATTCCTCAAACAGAACAATAACAATATATAATAACATCTTTCTtaaatttttataaataatttttttaaatttttt is a window of Lathyrus oleraceus cultivar Zhongwan6 chromosome 6, CAAS_Psat_ZW6_1.0, whole genome shotgun sequence DNA encoding:
- the LOC127095791 gene encoding uncharacterized protein LOC127095791 — protein: MTCIADFFGVPQPLQPPQREWIRENQGLAIVDDFTINQVPRNAPQANVVNQGTEVEPPKVKAPRAEQQIPREMEPRVVMVNRHQNADEFVQQIQRNDMAVDNNLVAMVERIMARNGVDVGLHRPNYTSPLSEYVLQSELPARWKVPKFTKFSKDTSELTVEHVARYLIEAEEIANNENLRIKYFPSSLTKNAFTWFTTLPANTIDTWTRLERLFHEQFYMGQSKIILKELANIKRNFIELIDDYLKRFRLLKARCFTQVERLKADKARANKNNRKDRIAYVELGNDEPETYGEQVDFDEGEVDLAELKDLVQSAIRDERLKFGDKSKALMRIDVDPLQTADGHYTESSMVNMVGVSEYSGEKADMVNVADDFKQETTKGVTKDPHQMFPT